The Scatophagus argus isolate fScaArg1 chromosome 12, fScaArg1.pri, whole genome shotgun sequence genome includes the window tatttttactgttgaTGGGACAAGAAGGTGAATAAGTCAGAGAATTGGACCCAGTTCTGATATGTACCCTCAGCACTAAACTCTGAGCCTTCTTAAATGTGTTAAGACCATTCACAGCAACCTCAGTATCAAATCGCTGCTATGAATCTAGAAAACTAGGAAGCTGAAGTGCAGTTCGAGGATATTAAGTCAGCGCACATTATTTTCGTGCTCCACAACCAGCTCTGCAATCAGCCATCCTGGGTTCTCTGAACAACTTGCAAGTTGTGAAAAACATAAGAATATTTCGTAATTCAAAATTTATCGTACAGGGTTTCTGTATCTGCTTCTCTTGTGCTTTATCTTCACAAAAGGCAGCAGTtgtgaacatttatttatttagtgtcTAAACAGTTACATTAGCGAGATGAATGAGAATTTCCACGTCgggctggctgatgtgcccttgagcaaggcacttaaccccccccaattgctccctgggcgcctgACATCCcgtgtgtttcactgcacgtTGCatgttggatgtgtgtgtgtttcaatcagtgatgggttaaatgcagaggaagaatttcagtgtatgtaaaaaaaatatgctgacaaaataaagtttcaaGTTTGAACGCAGCTCTGCCTCTCCTCAGGTTGTTATTCTCAAACAGGCAGACTGTTGAAAgctttaaaattaattaattaatgtggttattatttttttccccttatcTGTTCATTCACTCGAGAATCTGTTCTGAATCATATTGGCATCCAAGTATTGTGATAGCATTGAAGCATATCTCCCAGGCCTAATTTAGGAGATGTTTTTGAATTAGAGTTAAAATGCATCAGCTCATAAAAGCCCAGCTGTCAGCTGAGGTCAAATCACAGTATTTGAAAGTCCCTGTCATGCcatcataagataagataagtcCACATGGTGCTGGTTAGTGACATATTTTAATActtatagtttgttttttttaaccagtttCAAGATTATCTTTTTGCTGACTTTTCTcatggatgtttttctttccatgaTCAGTAAAtccttactgaactcagccccccactaacatcctcaccctacaccacactccactcTATCCTAACGgagtactacgtactgagtgttgcactagttcctctacctcactgttaatatagttagcctactgcctatcgctgtatacactatattgtccattgcactagtgatttatagcttaatataacatctgtaaatatcttttgtaaattgtgttatagtttccgcctacactggatgcacattaaagcacatatccatctgtatagtatgttctTAGTACTTAGAAAtcctgtatattatgacaactacctgtatatcatgtttgtagcatatctgtagcatagacagatgtacataccctgtacatactgtaaattactgtatacctggcacttactgcttattgcacatCTGtttagatgccaaactgcgtttcgttgcattgtgcttgtacatgtgtaatgacaataaagttgaatctaatctaatctaaattcCACTGGCATTGCTGTTGCCCCAAGGGTGTCAGTTGTGGGTTATTTGTTTGATGAAAGTCTGCTGAGTTCCAGACTCATGGAACTGGGCCTTTGCTATGATGGCGAGAACACCTTTAACATAACTAACTAtggtttcttgtgtttccacaATACAGCGTTGGGAGAGTTCATGCATCCATGTGAAGATGACATTGTGTGTAAGTGtacaacagaggaaaacaaagttcCCTATTTCAACGCCCCAGTGTACttggaaaacaaagagcagattGGGAAGGTGGATGAGATATTCGGCCAACTCCGTGACTTTGTAtcctttctgttcttttttcagtctgtgGAACTCTGAAACAacttttggtttaaaaaaaaaaaggtccagGTTGTGAGGATTAAATGTCATTGTTGCTGTTGAAAATCTTTTAGCCTTTAATTCCTTAACTTATCCATGcagtatttttcagttaaaCTTTCAGAAAATATGAAGGCATCTTCATTTAAGAAGCTTCAGAAGGTATATTTAAAGTAGCTCATTTTCATCCTTAAAAATCTTATAGTACCTGTGTATTACACTGTGTGTTATTTGCAATGTCTCTTTTAGTTTTATATAGATCCAATGAAGCTCCTCCCACTGCAGAGATTCCTCCCTAGGCCGCCAGGAGAGAAGGGTCCACCAAGAGGAGGACGgggtggaggaagaggtggTGGTCGTGGAGGTGAGGCATCCATactttgtctcattttaattcattctgtAAGAGATTCTATAAGAGTGACTAattcagctttgcttttgtttttgcctcaGGCGGTTTCCGTGGTGGCAGGGGTGGAGGCGGCCGTGGAGGAGGATTTGGAGGCGGGCGCGGTGGAGGTTTCAGAGGTGGACGCGGAGGAGGCTTCAGGGGAAGAGGAGGCGGTGGGGGACGTGGATTCAGAGGTTGGTCCTTTTTTAGTCCTCTACAGATTTTTGGTTGTCTTTCATGGTGATAATTACTTTGTtaccttttgttgttttacttgtaGGTGGGAACTGATGGTCTGGTGTCATGGTCCCATTCCAGAGCTctgccacacaaacaaaaaggctGCGTTATATATAGGTGACTGGCCTGTTGGACTCCGAATATGGACTTTGCTCTCTTTGCAGAACTTgagtggatttttttatttcagttttattttatttttacccaTTTTGAATGTGTGATGAAtctttgtggtttttatttaaaaggttCATGTGTATGATTGAGTGTAAGATAGCAAGGACTTTCTCAGCCTGTTAGGGAGGATTTTTGGGTCCCTTTGTGAACAGGCATGTCATTATCCTGTGCTGATTGTCTTTAAAT containing:
- the gar1 gene encoding H/ACA ribonucleoprotein complex subunit 1 encodes the protein MSFRGGGGRGGGRGGGFNRGGGGRGGGGFGRGGGGFGRGGGRGGFNRQQDYGPPEHVVALGEFMHPCEDDIVCKCTTEENKVPYFNAPVYLENKEQIGKVDEIFGQLRDFYFSVKLSENMKASSFKKLQKFYIDPMKLLPLQRFLPRPPGEKGPPRGGRGGGRGGGRGGGFRGGRGGGGRGGGFGGGRGGGFRGGRGGGFRGRGGGGGRGFRGGN